GAATAGTGCCTGAGAGCCGAGTTCCACATCAGGCGCGTTGCGCCCACCATCAGGAGGGTGGCTGCGATCAACTGCAGCATGATGGGCCAGGGATTCTCGGCCGCATGGATGAGCAGTCGTGAGGGGATGTTGGCCACGATGATCACGGGGATCAGCCAACTGAAGACGAGCTTGAAGGCTCCCCGGTAGATCGTGTCGGGGTAGCGGCCGATGTTGAAGAGGCTGTAGTAGCCGTGGATGAGGCCCTGCGAGCGAACCAACCAGAAGCTGGAGGCGGCAAAGACAAGCATGATGGAGTAATGGATCAGAATGCCGCAGCAGACCGCCACGGCATAGAGTAGGAGTTGTGCGACCGTGGGCAACACCGCCAGTTTCCAGAGGGCAAAGGCGACAAAGCCTCCTCCGACACAGGCATTGACCACATTATCCATGCCGAATTGCTTCAGAGAGACAACGAACTGCGTGTCGACCGGCAGCAACAGCATGAAATCCATCTTTCCGGTGCGGACGAGTTCGGGGAGATTGGCCAGATTCATGTAGAAGAAGGCTTGGAAGAGTTGTCCGATCAGCTGGTGGGTACCGATCAGCAACACGACCTCCCATTTCGTCCATCCCCCGATCGCCCCCACATAGGAGAAGACCACTTCGATAAAGACGATCTGGCCCATGAACCAGAGCACCTCCACCACCATCCAGAGAAGGAAGTTCAACTTGAAGTTCATCTCCCGGATCAGGGAATTGCGGAACATGATCCCGTAGATCTCCCATAAA
This DNA window, taken from Verrucomicrobiota bacterium, encodes the following:
- a CDS encoding ABC-2 family transporter protein, with translation MNRPRSTNRGLSHLWEIYGIMFRNSLIREMNFKLNFLLWMVVEVLWFMGQIVFIEVVFSYVGAIGGWTKWEVVLLIGTHQLIGQLFQAFFYMNLANLPELVRTGKMDFMLLLPVDTQFVVSLKQFGMDNVVNACVGGGFVAFALWKLAVLPTVAQLLLYAVAVCCGILIHYSIMLVFAASSFWLVRSQGLIHGYYSLFNIGRYPDTIYRGAFKLVFSWLIPVIIVANIPSRLLIHAAENPWPIMLQLIAATLLMVGATRLMWNSALRHYSSASS